tcttcttccaagagattgattttagcttccaatgatgagacctgttctcgggattcacgaagattatcacgcgtccacaacaacgttccattaaacaaacgacgatcattgttatatttgttctgcatatcaatcatttggactcgtctgacccgccactcctctgccagagcattatatTCATCggaacgagcattccacttatcagcctctctctttatcttctctaccaactctgcgatgcgagatttctgatGCTGCCGCTCTTttcgaagccatactaactcaggaaccaCCCattgaagatagggtgggggagggagactcagacagaacactaattacagtaaaggacaatATCAAGGAAGAGAACatataatcaaacctgtaacagccgaagaattcttcttggcctcctccaactcactacgagccatatCAATATCCAAGCGAAGATTCTCCTCCTCCTTTCCTTGTTGCTCCTTAGACTTGAGGAGACTCTTTAACTCACATATCTCACTATCCCTATCAgcaatgacagtctcagccgcagtaagctcctcttcccgaagacgaagcttagcctccaaattaagggatttggccttaaaaaactggtacaacatgtgattgtAATGCTCaatcctcatcatctgcgaatcagaatattagaacaccctgactctaaaaattgctaaaaattgatacaaggcaAAATGATgagagaactcacctctaacatccgctgttggggaaatccatactgatacccatcagccaacgccatcatatcagcaacattcgagggagcgtcgactactagagcagccttcaaggcccgaagattcttatcccacgcttctacaacctggtcctcgggagacaattgcatcatcttacgggtataggcatcagatttcttctcaccctccaccacaggagctggattgggtatGAACATCAAgttattctttttaaaccaagctaagatggcatcatcaccctcaaggatcagtgactgaggaaaatcatctccagaagacccaaccgaggccttacccatgtccatgaatttagcacccgaagagttcgaggatactcccgcatccaaatctggaaggtctctaacaccgctcccctctggaacatcactagcatccacgactccctttccctttccatccgccttgctagagttaccaagcacatcccaatcatcgtttggggaaagcaggttgaactcagaagccatgcccagggcagcgtttatgacaaaactatcctccgcagaataaatccgaccaaaggaaaactcctgagacatagcaggaatttcaccaccaacaccctcatcaccaaggccagtgttatcatcaccagcatcactgcaacccgcaggattagcttcggcaccagcatcatgacaacctgcgggattaatttcaccaccagacatatcttcatcctcaacaaattcttcatcatcatgacctggaggggatgtatcagtacgctcttccatatcagacatatcttcatcctctccaagctcagtcacaggactgttaacttcttcataaacctccgcctcctcgattgttgcggtggtggactgcttgggatttatcctcctcttcttcgtcgcctaaaaagacaaggcacaagaataaaaatccctgactttgaaaagaattaaaacttcctcaactaaaggacaaggcatatggaaatcttaccttgacaaccgcagcattcttcgcctgaagatcagcatcggaactctcttcgtcatctccatcaacaacatcgagggaatattggaaattcattccctcaaaattcaaatgccaaggacggaaattcccataacgagcaggaggagccgcacgtatctggctatctgcggtaggacgccatccttgcggacctggaacccacccccaagcccagggaccaacaacctcaataacagttgcgtgccattcatattcatgatcacgcttgatccgctcacgagtaggaaataccagtttgttagtagaattctctgtacccgggacgtacttcaccttagcaccacttacttcactcagaaggcggatctcaccatgaggagcggcaatattccgaagactcacactccacggtttatgATTCCTACTGTTTACATAGTCACCggaagacttgttaaaattctcaggcgtataccactccctttcctcaggattgggaacataaagagtcatcattgtctctcctttgctccgaagataacactccctcagtgtacgaagataattcccatgaagttgggaaatagagcgacaatgtgtgttcttcgaagaaccctctcgaccagccagcacatcataataaaaagaatccccagacttgtacaaaggcaacataagacccgcttcaaaggcccccaccgtggtcagcagataaaattcatcaaacttatatgtcgatatcatctcataagtaatatcatcatcagcagcgtaaaaacgaacatcgaatagatgaagaccatgcttttccttgaaaacctccagatcaatatgtttgaaggtcattttcttctccccaacagcgacgctacgtatttcctgagaaatatcttcctcctccacgggatcaggcgcagaaccctttggaagggtttctctcggaagctttcctcttaggatgaaccttagatacatcagtcttcgaaaccacttctttctaagacctccccttgggttgagacactggagggggaggtagaggatgttgatgagacgcagaaggaggcgccactgaccgaagaggtaggacatcccgtgttctcttaggatcatcacgcgaattaactaagggacgagaaacagcataccgggagacaggagcctcttttggccggtcccccttctgcgtattccctctatgcgactcacccctcttagaagATAAGTGTCTCTgaccagaagaaaaagaaaccctatgaacgcgggcatcaccttgggaagatttagacgaacctccaccaggcggagaaacatcaggatccctatgcggaggagatctacgcggactaggcggtggagtttgataagaaacccgcggacgtCCAGCCATGTatgcgtagtacacaaacaagtttcagattttcgcgaagacaaaacagaaatcaaaaaacccaatttcatccagttcttcataatcatgaaccagatggaaaataagaacaaaccctaaataaaaagggaaataacaaataggggcaagcatatacgaaggaagaaatcattactgtttgtaataacgaacatgggcaatcatacacacacttatatatatgttcttcatcacaaacacatatagcaacagttcgtcaaaagataatcaagacacagtaaaaccacctacctataaacaaaaaattaagcagaaagcctcgacgaacaatagcagcagcagaaaacctcgacgaacaacagtagcagcagcagaaaacctcgacgaacaacagtagcaacagcagcagaaaactttgaggaacaacagtagcagcagcagcagttaataacaaggatacaaaaacagagaacaaagaatgaaaattccgaggaaagagaaggaatgaaatttatgattagagaattttcacattccttctcatatatatatgcaaagagaaataaaaaccgccccactacccaagaagaagttattacaaatagtggggaacgtgccctaaaatctaggaaaatagtaaaaagaagatgaagagagtaacatgttttttcttcccacttcgactaaccgcccagtaggaggaaaaggggcaaattgtaggtacacatttcatcttccgccacgtgcccacaaagacacacgtggaggacatgcggctaagggaatcaagatatgatatcacgcgtggacagccaagagtcactttatcctatccctagaaagatctaagatctacggctggggatagtcagactgacgcagacaagacaggggcagaggacagttgtctaccgcggacagacatctcagctacccgcattaaataccctcaaacatcaTACGCgtcagtcagcctgtattggaagcgcagataatactgcgtatccagacagaacacgcagatacagccgagaacacgaagacttctacgtgagtggcacaaaacacaagaggataaggttataacgggattcagaagtggaccccacgtaacctccctagaaatacccctctctcccaagtgaagagggaggccgaaaaacattgagaggagaataggagagagacaaagagatagagaaagtgtaagtgaagttcctccttcTACGCAgacttatattggtctcaaagtcattcgactatttctgtaaccttcatacatataatgaaaaacccaaacccgtagacagagatctgagtgatgaatcatataagttaatcgtttcatctatattcatggatttacactttatatgttcaattcgatacttatggtatatcatgttcgtacattttatatttcatccactatttatcttattgtatgagccaagaacaatgattttagttgatgagacgaggaagagtattagaactctgagtcaaggattcgatgtaacctatccattcccctcaggcgcagcttatttactgtattgtcatgagtctgcgcgcattatttgtgaatactcagatgacaccagatctttgtgttcacaactATGCAGTCATCTGTGGTTTGCCTCGGGACTAGTAAGGGAGCTGGAGTATGAAGTCGCAACGTCTCTTTTACCACTAACTTCAAGTAGTTCAGTTTGGGAAGATCACTTTCTTCTACGAACTCCTTATTGCCTAGGATTCTTCTCACTTCCTCCTGTACTCTTTCCATCACTACTGGATTCCTAACCAGTTCTGTCATAGTCCACACTATTGTTGCAGAAGATGTATCGGTTCCAGCAACAAATATGTCCTGTAATTAAATACCATTCAGAATTAATAAAGTAGTTGCTCCAAGGAGATAAATCAAACATAAGAACACTGAAATACTCCAAAATAGAAGCTTTACATACCGTGAGGATTCCCTTAATTTGATCTCTACTAAAGGAGATGCTCTGACTAGGGTCCTTCTGAAGCCGGAACAACACATCGACAAAATCTTCAAATTCAGGGCTAGGCCTCTGGGGCTCGAGGTGTTCATCCATTATGATCTCATAAAGATTGTCTAGTTGCTGAAAAGTATCCTCTAATTTTGCGTCTACTCCATCAAACCTGTGGATCCAACCCATGCATGGGAAGATATCTGCAATCTGGGGCGTACCAATCATTTCTTGGGTTACTTGAAGAATTCTACGAAGCTTACCTCCTCCCTCTCCGAATTTTCTACCAAAAGCAGTTCGACAAACTACATCATTTATAACACACAACGACATCTCGCTTAGATTTATGGGAACCATAGATGCAGAAGATTTGCGGACGGAATCGATGAAGATAGACACTTCCTCTTCCCTCACAGCTCGAAACGATGCAACTCTCTTTGGACTCAACAGTTCCGATATTGATATCTTTCTGATCTCTCGCCAGTATTCGCCGTAAGGAGCAAAATTTACGTCAGTGCATCAATAACAAATCCTGTTTGCTGAATATAACGCAGGTCTTCCAGAAAACACAATATCATGATTTTTGAAGACTTCTTTAGCTACATCTGTTGATGAGATCACCAAAGCAGGAACTGAGCCTAATTGGAGAAACATTAGAGGTCCATATTATATTCTACCATATTTATAGGACCCAGAATATTCTCATTAATTAaggataataataatatatatttccCCTTCTCCTAAAAGGAAGGGCATGGGAGTTTTACCATAATCTGACATGGTATCACGATCCTAAAACCGatccttcttctccttcttcttccctaGAATCCTAGAAAATCTATGGCAAGTGATAAAAAATCACTGCATCCAGCCTTTGCTGTGACAAACATAAGAACCCTAATCCCTATTCTCCTTGATATGAATACTCTTCAtgggtttttctttttaaactacACCTTCAAACTCACGGTCTTCTATTCCTCATTGATGGATCCGCACCACCAACGGAGATTGAAAAAAAATATCTTGACTCAACTCGACGCTTTGTTTCGtcaatggatgttctccaccatggccaAGGACTTGATGCTCACGGTTTTAAAATCCGGAAAAACCGCTAGAGAACTTTGGGATCATCTTCAAAAGTTGTTTCAAGATAACAAAGGTAATCGTGCTGCGACCCTTGAAAGTAAATTTGTCAATTTAAAGTTTGTTGATTGTGCTAGCATTGATGACTACTGTGACAAGCTCAAGTCATTGTCGGATCGATTGACTGATCTTGACTTCCCCATGAATGACAAACGGTTGGTTATCCAACTTGTCAATGGTCTTCCGGAGGAATAAAATACCGTTGCATCCTTCATTCAACAGTCTATGCCAACGTTTGACGCTGCCCGTTCACAACTACGCACCGAAGAAATTCGTCGTACACAACAAACTTCCATGGCATCATCTACAACACTAGCACCCACTGGCTCCTACACAGGACAACGTCCTCTACGCCCTAGCAAGCGGAATCAGCTCAACCAACGACCTCCAGCCCATCAACATTCAGCAGAACCCCCACTTCTGCCAACCCCGGCCCAGTTCCGTGAGCCCAATTACCCACGAGTTGCTGTCTACCCAAACTCTGCATACCCAACTCCTTACATGCCTTACTGGGCTGCACCTCCAAGCCCATACCCTATCGTCCCCCACTGGCAGCCCACTGCTCCTGTTGCTTCTTCTCCAGCTCGCTCCCGCCAGACCCAACAGCGTCCACAGCGTCCACGAACTGCCGCATATGGACATGCCCAGGCGCATGTTATTCCTTCCACAGAGATGTTGCATCCTTCAGACTTTGAGGAAGCCTATAGCTCCATGAGTCTGCAGTCACCGGACGACACGTTCTATATGGACACTGGTGCAACCTCACATATTACTGCGGATCCAGGTACGTTACACACTGTTTTCAATACTCGCAATGTTAAAtccatcttagttggcaatggaAACTCTATCCCAGTTACGGCCAGTGGTACCCACTCTATAAATCTATCTTCCCGAACTCTTCATCTCAAAGATACTCTCGTTGCTCCTGATATTATCAAAAACCTTATCTCCGTTCGTAAATTCActactgataatcatgtgtctgttgaatttgatccatatggtttttctgtgaaggatttgaatTCGAGGACGATTCTTCTTCGTTGTGATAGCTCCGGAGAACTTTATCCTCTCATAGATTCTGCCGTGCCCACTTCAAAACCGACCCAATCTCCTCCCTTGTCTCTTACCGCCTGCTCATTCGATGTCTGGCACAGCCGTCTTGGCCATCCTGGACAAGCTATTTTAGATAATTTACGTTCCTACACTTTAATTCAATGTAATAAGAAACAGTCTACCAaactttgtcattcttgtcaagttagtaaacatgttcgtctACCTTTCTATGACTCAAATTCTCtcacttttgctccttttgatATTATTCATAGTGACTTATGGACTTGTCCTTCACATATTGATACTGTCTTTCGCTATTATCTTATATTGTTGGATGACTATACCAATTATCTATGGGTATATCCCTTGAAACTCAAATCTCAAGTCTATTCCAAATTCTTGGAGTTTCGGTCTTTTGTCAAAACTCAATTTGAGCGCGATATCAAATGCTTTCAATCCGACATGGGACGTGAATTTGATAActcttcttttcatgacttttctAAAACCACTGGTTTAGTCTTTCGTTTCTCCTGTCCTCACACCTCATCTCAAAATGGGAAAGGAGCGTATGATTCGTCGTGTCAACGACATCACCCGCACTCTCATGTCCCATGCTtctatcccataaaaatattgggCCGATTCACTCCATATGGCCGTCTATCTCCATAACATCCTCCCCTCAACCGTGCTTCACTTCGCCTCACCGGTGTCAATTCTCTACCAACGCCAACCGACGTATGCTCACCTACGTACATTTGGTTGCCTTTGTTATCCTAATCTGTCCGCCACCACCCCATACAAACTTTCCCCTCGGTCCTCTAGATGTGTTTTCCTTGGGTTTTCTCCCCATCATCGTGGCTATCGTTGCCTCGACCTAGCCACTAACAAAATTATCTTATCTCGACATGTAACGTTTGATGAAAACGTTTTCCCCTTCCGCACTTCTTCCAACCATCCCTCTCAAAATCTCGATCCCTCTACCCAATCCGTTTCTCCTATGTTTCAACTCCCACTGGCATACCCATCTCCTCCTCCTACCCAGCCGTCCTCTCACCAAATCTATACTCCACCTCATCGCCGTCAACGGCGACTTCCTTCCGCTGTCTATTCTCTTCCACTCTCCTGTTCTCCCTCTCCCT
The nucleotide sequence above comes from Papaver somniferum cultivar HN1 chromosome 8, ASM357369v1, whole genome shotgun sequence. Encoded proteins:
- the LOC113305338 gene encoding cytochrome P450 71A9-like, giving the protein MSLCVINDVVCRTAFGRKFGEGGGKLRRILQVTQEMIGTPQIADIFPCMGWIHRFDGVDAKLEDTFQQLDNLYEIIMDEHLEPQRPSPEFEDFVDVLFRLQKDPSQSISFSRDQIKGILTDIFVAGTDTSSATIVWTMTELVRNPVVMERVQEEVRRILGNKEFVEESDLPKLNYLKLVYYLRFQYRLTDRYAV